A window of the Pogona vitticeps strain Pit_001003342236 chromosome 4, PviZW2.1, whole genome shotgun sequence genome harbors these coding sequences:
- the STMN3 gene encoding stathmin-3 has translation MASTVSAYKEKMKELSLLSLICSCFHTQPHPNTIYQYGDMEVKQLDKRASGQSFEVILKSPSDLSPESPVLSSPPKKRDLSLEELQKRLEAAEERRKSQEAQVLKQLAEKREHEREVLHKALEENNNFSRLAEEKLNYKMELSKEIREAHLAALRERLREKELHAAEVRRNKEQREEISG, from the exons CTTacaaagagaaaatgaaggagTTGTCCCTTCTGTCACTGATCTGCTCCTGCTTCCACACCCAGCCACACCCAAACACCATCTACCAATATGGAG ATATGGAGGTCAAGCAGCTGGACAAGAGGGCTTCTGGTCAGAGCTTTGAAGTGATTCTGAAGTCACCTTCTGACTTGTCTCCCGAGAGCCctgtcctctcctctcccccaaaGAAGAGGGACCTCTCCCTGGAAGAGCTGCAGAAGAGGTTGGAGGctgcagaagagaggaggaag AGCCAGGAGGCCCAAGTCCTGAAGCAGCTGGCCGAGAAGCGGGAGCATGAGCGGGAGGTGCTTCACAAGGCCTTGGAGGAGAATAACAACTTCAGCCGGCTGGCTGAGGAGAAACTCAACTACAAGATGGAGCTGAGCAAGGAGATCCGCGAAGCTCACCTAGCTGCTTTGAGGGAGCGACTCCGCGAGAAG GAACTGCATGCAGCTGAGGTGCGCAGAAACAAGGAGCAACGGGAAGAGATTTCTGGATAA